Proteins co-encoded in one Setaria viridis chromosome 9, Setaria_viridis_v4.0, whole genome shotgun sequence genomic window:
- the LOC117835095 gene encoding DEAD-box ATP-dependent RNA helicase 27 isoform X1, whose protein sequence is MCPAAATMKSAGLSKKRKQPVVAPPESDSEEEESVYDTASDGDEGEERQQELESDDEDEDVEERSNDDEEGEDEDEDEDESEEEEVKEDKKKKKETEQAKETVKEDKKEKKEKEVGKEEKKVKKKKGEGSGILSNKLCSELPISELTANAIREMNYTHLTQIQARSIPHLLEGKDVMGAAKTGSGKTLAFLVPAIELLHHLHFSPRNGTGVIVVCPTRELAIQTHNVAKELMKYHSQTLGYVIGGNNRRSEADQLAKGVNLLVATPGRLLDHLQNTKSFIYKRLKCLVIDEADRILEQNFEEDMKQIFKRLPQNRQTVLFSATQTPEVEKFAKLSFEKNEESKEKPVYVGVDDDNSKQATVEGLQQGYCVISSEKRFLVLYAFLKKKQNKKVMVFFSSCNSVKFHTELLNFIGIECFDIHGKQKQQKRTTTFFNFCKAEKGILLCTNVAARGLDIPDVDYIVQYDPPDEPKDYIHRVGRTARGDKGKGSALLFLLPEELKFLIYLKAARVALTEYEFSQKNVPNLQSHLEKIVSDNYYLNQSAKEAYRSYVLAYDSHSMKDIFNVHQLDLQKVAASFCFRSPPKVNLDLESSAAKHRKKRRLDGGKRHGIGPSNPYGRKDKDGGNKRQFARF, encoded by the exons atgtgcCCAGCAGCCGCGACCATGAAGTCGGCCGGGCTGTCGAAGAAGCGGAAGCAGCCCGTCGTCGCCCCGCCGGAGTCAGActctgaggaggaggagtcggtGTACGACACCGCCTcagacggcgacgagggagaggagaggcagCAGGAGTTAGAGAGCGATGACGAAGACGAGGATGTGGAGGAGCGAAGCAATGACGAtgaggaaggggaggatgaagatgaagatgaggacgagagcgaggaggaggaggtgaaggaggataaaaagaagaagaaggaaacgGAGCAGGCGAAGGAGACGGTGAAGGaggataaaaaggaaaagaaggaaaaggaggtggggaaagaggaaaagaaggtgaagaagaagaagggggaaGGGAGCGGGATTCTCTCGAACAAGCTCTGCTCTGAGCTCCCCATCTCTGAGCTCACTGCCAATGCCATCAGAGAGATGAACTACACCCACCTCACCCAG ATTCAAGCTAGATCAATACCACATCTGTTGGAAGGAAAGGATGTGATGGGCGCAGCCAAAACTGGATCAGGGAAGACTCTTGCGTTCCTTGTACCAGCGATTGAGCTGCTCCATCATCTGCACTTCTCGCCGAGGAACGGGACAGGAGTTATCGTGGTTTGCCCGACAAGGGAGCTTGCTATCCAG ACACACAATGTTGCCAAGGAGTTAATGAAGTATCACTCGCAAACTCTTGGATATGTTATTGGTGGTAATAACAGGAGAAGTGAGGCTGATCAGCTGGCAAAAGGGGTCAATTTATTAGTTGCTACCCCGGGCAGGCTTTTGGACCATCTACAAAATACCAAGAGTTTCATATACAAAAGGCTAAAG TGCCTTGTAATTGATGAAGCTGATCGCATACTCGAGCAAAACTTTGAGGAAGATATGAAACAAATATTTAAACGCCTACCACAG AATAGGCAGACTGTTCTTTTTTCTGCCACACAGACTCCAGAG GTTGAAAAATTTGCTAAATTGTCATTTGAGAAAAATGAAGAAAGTAAAGAAAAACCAGTTTATGTTGGAGTTGATGATGATAACTCAAAG CAGGCTACTGTTGAAGGCTTACAACAGGGGTATTGTGTCATTTCTAGTGAGAAGAGGTTCCTGGTTCTGTATGCTTTcctaaaaaagaaacagaataaGAAGGTCATGGTGTTCTTTTCATCATGCAATTCAGTCAAGTTCCACACAGAACTTCTGAATTTCATTGGGATAGAGTGTTTTGATATCCATGGGAAACAAAAGCAGCAGAAACGAACTACAACATTCTTTAACTTTTGCAAGGCAGAAAAGGGCATCTTATTGTGCACGAATGTGGCTGCACGTGGACTTGATATCCCTGATGTG GATTATATCGTGCAGTATGATCCTCCAGATGAGCCAAAG GATTACATTCACAGAGTTGGGCGCACTGCACGTGGTGACAAAGGCAAAGGAAGTGCCTTACTGTTCTTACTACCAGAAGAATTGAAATTTCTCATTTACCTGAAG GCGGCCAGGGTTGCCCTGACTGAATATGAGTTCAGTCAAAAAAATGTGCCAAATCTGCAATCACACCTC GAGAAAATTGTTAGCGATAATTACTATCTAAACCAGTCTGCAAAAGAAGCCTACCGATCCTACGTTTTGGCGTACGACTCCCACTCTATGAAAGACATTTTTAACGTCCATCAACTCGATCTGCAG AAAGTAGCTGCATCATTCTGTTTCAGAAGCCCTCCTAAGGTGAATCTGGACCTGGAGAGCAGTGCAGCGAAAcataggaagaagaggagattaGATGGTGGGAAGAGGCATGGCATCGGCCCTTCGAATCCTTACGGAAGGAAGGACAAAGACGGTGGCAATAAGCGACAGTTCGCGAGGTTTTAG
- the LOC117835095 gene encoding DEAD-box ATP-dependent RNA helicase 27 isoform X2, whose amino-acid sequence MCPAAATMKSAGLSKKRKQPVVAPPESDSEEEESVYDTASDGDEGEERQQELESDDEDEDVEERSNDDEEGEDEDEDEDESEEEEVKEDKKKKKETEQAKETVKEDKKEKKEKEVGKEEKKVKKKKGEGSGILSNKLCSELPISELTANAIREMNYTHLTQIQARSIPHLLEGKDVMGAAKTGSGKTLAFLVPAIELLHHLHFSPRNGTGVIVVCPTRELAIQTHNVAKELMKYHSQTLGYVIGGNNRRSEADQLAKGVNLLVATPGRLLDHLQNTKSFIYKRLKCLVIDEADRILEQNFEEDMKQIFKRLPQNRQTVLFSATQTPEVEKFAKLSFEKNEESKEKPVYVGVDDDNSKATVEGLQQGYCVISSEKRFLVLYAFLKKKQNKKVMVFFSSCNSVKFHTELLNFIGIECFDIHGKQKQQKRTTTFFNFCKAEKGILLCTNVAARGLDIPDVDYIVQYDPPDEPKDYIHRVGRTARGDKGKGSALLFLLPEELKFLIYLKAARVALTEYEFSQKNVPNLQSHLEKIVSDNYYLNQSAKEAYRSYVLAYDSHSMKDIFNVHQLDLQKVAASFCFRSPPKVNLDLESSAAKHRKKRRLDGGKRHGIGPSNPYGRKDKDGGNKRQFARF is encoded by the exons atgtgcCCAGCAGCCGCGACCATGAAGTCGGCCGGGCTGTCGAAGAAGCGGAAGCAGCCCGTCGTCGCCCCGCCGGAGTCAGActctgaggaggaggagtcggtGTACGACACCGCCTcagacggcgacgagggagaggagaggcagCAGGAGTTAGAGAGCGATGACGAAGACGAGGATGTGGAGGAGCGAAGCAATGACGAtgaggaaggggaggatgaagatgaagatgaggacgagagcgaggaggaggaggtgaaggaggataaaaagaagaagaaggaaacgGAGCAGGCGAAGGAGACGGTGAAGGaggataaaaaggaaaagaaggaaaaggaggtggggaaagaggaaaagaaggtgaagaagaagaagggggaaGGGAGCGGGATTCTCTCGAACAAGCTCTGCTCTGAGCTCCCCATCTCTGAGCTCACTGCCAATGCCATCAGAGAGATGAACTACACCCACCTCACCCAG ATTCAAGCTAGATCAATACCACATCTGTTGGAAGGAAAGGATGTGATGGGCGCAGCCAAAACTGGATCAGGGAAGACTCTTGCGTTCCTTGTACCAGCGATTGAGCTGCTCCATCATCTGCACTTCTCGCCGAGGAACGGGACAGGAGTTATCGTGGTTTGCCCGACAAGGGAGCTTGCTATCCAG ACACACAATGTTGCCAAGGAGTTAATGAAGTATCACTCGCAAACTCTTGGATATGTTATTGGTGGTAATAACAGGAGAAGTGAGGCTGATCAGCTGGCAAAAGGGGTCAATTTATTAGTTGCTACCCCGGGCAGGCTTTTGGACCATCTACAAAATACCAAGAGTTTCATATACAAAAGGCTAAAG TGCCTTGTAATTGATGAAGCTGATCGCATACTCGAGCAAAACTTTGAGGAAGATATGAAACAAATATTTAAACGCCTACCACAG AATAGGCAGACTGTTCTTTTTTCTGCCACACAGACTCCAGAG GTTGAAAAATTTGCTAAATTGTCATTTGAGAAAAATGAAGAAAGTAAAGAAAAACCAGTTTATGTTGGAGTTGATGATGATAACTCAAAG GCTACTGTTGAAGGCTTACAACAGGGGTATTGTGTCATTTCTAGTGAGAAGAGGTTCCTGGTTCTGTATGCTTTcctaaaaaagaaacagaataaGAAGGTCATGGTGTTCTTTTCATCATGCAATTCAGTCAAGTTCCACACAGAACTTCTGAATTTCATTGGGATAGAGTGTTTTGATATCCATGGGAAACAAAAGCAGCAGAAACGAACTACAACATTCTTTAACTTTTGCAAGGCAGAAAAGGGCATCTTATTGTGCACGAATGTGGCTGCACGTGGACTTGATATCCCTGATGTG GATTATATCGTGCAGTATGATCCTCCAGATGAGCCAAAG GATTACATTCACAGAGTTGGGCGCACTGCACGTGGTGACAAAGGCAAAGGAAGTGCCTTACTGTTCTTACTACCAGAAGAATTGAAATTTCTCATTTACCTGAAG GCGGCCAGGGTTGCCCTGACTGAATATGAGTTCAGTCAAAAAAATGTGCCAAATCTGCAATCACACCTC GAGAAAATTGTTAGCGATAATTACTATCTAAACCAGTCTGCAAAAGAAGCCTACCGATCCTACGTTTTGGCGTACGACTCCCACTCTATGAAAGACATTTTTAACGTCCATCAACTCGATCTGCAG AAAGTAGCTGCATCATTCTGTTTCAGAAGCCCTCCTAAGGTGAATCTGGACCTGGAGAGCAGTGCAGCGAAAcataggaagaagaggagattaGATGGTGGGAAGAGGCATGGCATCGGCCCTTCGAATCCTTACGGAAGGAAGGACAAAGACGGTGGCAATAAGCGACAGTTCGCGAGGTTTTAG
- the LOC117835096 gene encoding AAA-ATPase ASD, mitochondrial encodes MEGSLLSGLNSGVVLSLIAVLWTVVWQNLQHLQLQQFFGRHLSRHARRLAAMVDPYLSVTIAEYEGGRMKRSDAFEEVKAYLSAACSRGVRHLRAEGAKDTDKLVLSMVDGEEVADEFEGATVWWWAYSKSPPRSDPAAAWFGGAGAGAQEERRFYRLFFLDRHRDLVLDTYLPLVRQRGRAVMVKNRQRKLFTNISTHQWSDGGYMRSAWSHVVFEHPKTFATLAMDPAKKKEITDDLDMFKNGKDYYARVGKAWKRGYLLYGPPGTGKSAMIAAMANYLDYDIYDIELTSVHSNTDLRKLFIETTSKSIIVIEDIDCSLDLTGARKKKKAAAEDDDKKDGAAAAAKAAAGGDRKDTSSKVTLSGLLNFIDGLWSACGGERIIVFTTNHVEKLDPALIRRGRMDKHIEMSYCGYEAFKFLAKTYLDVDAHPLFDAVEELLREVEMTPADVAENLTPKSLEDNPDSCLAALVKALEEAKEKKKASGGGGHDEQDSEEEEE; translated from the coding sequence ATGGAGGGCTCGTTGCTAAGCGGGCTCAACTCCGGCGTGGTGCTGAGCCTGATCGCCGTGCTGTGGACGGTGGTGTGGcagaacctgcagcacctccaGCTGCAGCAGTTCTTCGGGCGCCACCTGAGCCGCCAcgcgcggcggctggcggcgatgGTGGATCCCTACCTGTCGGTCACCATCGCCGAGTACGAGGGCGGCCGGATGAAGCGCAGCGACGCCTTCGAGGAGGTCAAGGCCTACCTCAGCGCCGCCTGCTCCCGCGGCGTGCGCCACCTCCGGGCCGAGGGCGCCAAGGACACCGACAAGCTCGTCCTCAGCATggtcgacggcgaggaggtggccgacgAGTTCGAGGGCGCCACGGTCTGGTGGTGGGCCTACTCCAAGTCACCGCCGCGCTCCGACCCCGCCGCGGCGTGgttcggcggcgccggcgccggcgcgcaggAGGAGCGCCGGTTCTACAGGCTCTTCTTCCTCGACCGCCACCGCGACCTCGTGCTCGACACCTACCTCCCGCTCGTCCGGCAGCGGGGCCGCGCCGTCATGGTGAAGAACCGGCAGCGGAAGCTCTTCACCAACATCTCCACGCACCAGTGGAGCGACGGCGGGTACATGAGGTCGGCGTGGAGCCACGTGGTGTTCGAGCACCCCAAGACGTTCGCCACGCTCGCCATGGAcccggcgaagaagaaggagatcacGGACGACCTCGACATGTTCAAGAACGGCAAGGACTACTACGCCCGCGTCGGCAAGGCGTGGAAGCGCGGGTACCTCCTGTACGGCCCGCCGGGGACGGGAAAGTCGGCCAtgatcgccgccatggccaacTACCTCGACTACGACATCTACGACATCGAGCTCACGTCCGTGCACTCCAACACCGACCTCCGCAAGCTGTTCATCGAGACGACGAGCAAGTCCATCATCGTCATCGAGGACATCGACTGCTCGCTCGACCTCACCGGCgcgcgcaagaagaagaaagccgctgcggaggacgacgacaagaaggacggcgccgcggctgccgccaaggccgccgctGGCGGCGACAGGAAGGACACCAGCAGCAAGGTGACGCTGTCCGGCCTGCTCAACTTCATCGACGGGCTGTGGTCGGCGTGTGGCGGCGAGCGGATCATCGTGTTCACCACCAACCACGTGGAGAAGCTGGACCCGGCGCTCATCAGGAGGGGCCGCATGGACAAGCACATCGAGATGTCCTACTGCGGCTACGAGGCCTTCAAGTTCCTCGCCAAGACATACCTCGACGTCGACGCCCACCCGCTGTTCGACGCCgttgaggagctgctgcggGAGGTGGAGATGACGCCCGCCGACGTCGCCGAGAACCTGACGCCCAAGAGCCTGGAGGACAACCCGGACTCGTGCCTCGCGGCCTTGGTGAAGGCGCTGGAAGAGgccaaggagaagaagaaggcgagtGGGGGGGGTGGTCATGACGAACAAGAttccgaggaggaggaagagtag
- the LOC117835094 gene encoding uncharacterized protein, with product MLIPVGPRPTLPSPPGLALAGVQAPRAIESPDPEVPPPGVKLTSEIPARGPVRAGDATAARMAAAGAQLLGEDGRGYELARRLEACGAWRAWLGDDAAHAALTQHLTSPATWDNFLSPAASPSPPPRPLLLLQLRVRALLFDKASAALQLGPRGAGPAGLHSINANYLQLHGDDIYFSLEDEQEDNTQHQVHSRTAFSPSRDSSMMSQRHNRYDELPDTWYKQYANKFRTWHSTLRSGDKEIPKRTPEGMSDYLKVCSVHKRKRAVFMDDPSVSAPMVENGPSLHSKNAGEHSNSTDETFIPEIRFSSDCVPESAIPRTSGISMTNKIEVHGILDNLPAPVSRNTAMLERFGMVPEYYKTGNKYRGKDGSRIEGKSLSQEQALLMTRKLVARYLANSDFESGTAASIDVLSEIIIKHICKLGRNLKLLTDSYRKQFSSIELLKMFLQTVGYSNIGPLMEITKTGTRTANYPIHQDAQVLQSQHPNSLLHAQQIPRQFPASLLQNLTPQQQQQLQNLTPQQQQLLQQQHWLRRSGQLTSPRGPLTMADKNQPMVNVKIENTMDSQIDSPYGSLTRQQQFNLRQQQLLHHQKQQLQQQQLQQQQQQQQLNQQQQHLNQQQQHLQQQQQQLNQQQQLQQQQHLNQQQQQLQQQQHLQQQQQINHHQQQLNQQQQLNQQQMAMSANQNAQLAQQFNQVPSMSAYGMRMPPVKVEAFHELVSGDSSLKQDNDPNKLTSPK from the exons ATGTTGATCCCAGTCGGACCACGACCTACGCTTCCTTCTCCGCCGGGGTTGGCCTTGGCCGGCGTCCAAGCTCCGAGAGCAATAGAGTCTCCGGACCCCGAAGTCCCACCGCCGGGAGTGAAGCTGACGAGTGAGATCCCGGCGCGCGGACCAGTCCGAGCGGGCGACGCAACCGCCgcgcggatggcggcggccggggcgcagCTGCTGGGCGAGGACGGGCGCGGCTACGAGCTCGCGCGGCGGCTGGAGGCGTGCGGCGCGTGGCGCGCGTGGCTGGGCGATGAcgccgcgcacgccgcgctCACGCAGCACCTCACGTCCCCGGCCACATGGGACAActtcctctcccccgccgcctccccttcgCCGCCCCCGCGTCCGCTCCTCCTACTCCAGCTCCGCGTCCGCGCGCTCCTCTTCGACAAGGCCTCCGCTGCGCTCCAACTTGGCCCCCGCGGCGCGGGCCCTGCCGGTCTCCACTCCATCAACGCCAACT ATCTTCAGCTTCATGGAGATGATATTTATTTCTCTTTGGAAGATGAGCAGGAAGATAACACTCAACATCAA GTGCATTCTAGAACTGCGTTTAGTCCAAGCAGGGACAGTTCAATGATGTCTCAAAGGCATAATCGATATGACGAATTACCTGACACGTGGTACAAACAATATGCTAACAAGTTCAGGACATGGCACAGCACGCTTCGCTCAGGTGACAAAGAAATACCAAAGAGAACACCAGAGGGAATGTCGGACTATCTTAAGGTTTGCAGTGTACATAAAAGGAAGAGGGCCGTGTTTATGGATGATCCTAGTGTATCTGCTCCCATGGTGGAAAATGGTCCTTCCCTGCACTCAAAGAATGCTGGGGAGCACAGCAATTCAACCGATGAAACTTTTATTCCAGAAATTAGATTTTCATCTGACTGTGTTCCAGAAAGTGCAATTCCTAGAACAAGTGGAATATCTATGACCAATAAAATAGAGGTTCATGGGATTCTTGATAATTTACCAGCACCAGTTAGCCGCAACACTGCAATGCTTGAAAGGTTCGGCATGGTGCCTGAATATTACAAGACAGGAAACAAATATAGAGGAAAAGATGGATCTAGAATAGAAGGGAAATCTTTAAGCCAGGAGCAAGCATTGCTCATGACAAGGAAGTTGGTTGCTCGCTACTTAGCAAATTCAGACTTTGAAAGTGGAACTGCAGCCTCTATTGATGTTCTTTCAGAGATAATTATTAAGCACATATGTAAACTGGGACGCAATTTGAAGCTTCTAACTGATAGCTACAGGAAGCAATTTTCATCGATTGAACTCCTTAAGATGTTCCTACAGACTGTTGGCTACAG TAACATTGGACCCTTGATGGAGATCACAAAGACAGGAACTAGAACGGCCAACTACCCCATTCATCAGGATGCACAAGTTCTCCAGTCGCAACATCCAAATTCCCTTCTTCATGCACAGCAG ATTCCAAGGCAGTTTCCTGCGTCACTGCTTCAGAATTTGACaccacaacagcagcagcagcttcagaatttgacaccacagcagcagcagcttctgcagcagcagcattggCTGAGGCGCAGTGGCCAATTGACCAGCCCCCGTGGTCCTCTTACAATGGCAGACAAGAACCAGCCTATGGTGAATGTGAAGATCGAGAACACTATGGATTCTCAAATAGATAGCCCATATGGATCTCTTACTAGACAGCAACAATTTAACCTAAGGCAGCAGCAGCTACTGCATCATCAGAAACAGCAACTTCAGCAGCAGCAACtccaacagcaacagcagcagcaacagcttaatcagcagcagcagcaccttaaccagcagcagcagcacctacaacagcagcaacagcagcttaaccagcagcagcaactacagcagcagcagcacctcaatcagcagcagcagcagttacaacagcagcaacaccttcaacagcagcagcaaattaaccaccaccagcagcagcttaACCAGCAACAGCAGCTTAATCAGCAGCAAATGGCCATGTCAGCAAATCAGAATGCACAACTAGCACAGCAGTTCAATCAGGTCCCATCAAT GAGCGCATACGGCATGCGGATGCCGCCTGTGAAAGTAGAAGCCTTCCACGAACTGGTGAGTGGGGACTCGTCGCTGAAGCAGGATAACGATCCAAACAAGCTCACTTCCCCAAAATAA
- the LOC117839792 gene encoding large ribosomal subunit protein uL6m, translating to MEAKFFRFLKLVGVGFKARSESQGRELFLKLGYSHEVQFTTPPAVRVFCFKPNVICCTGIDKDRVHQFAGAVRNCKPPEVYKGKGILYLDEVIKLKPGKKQKK from the coding sequence ATGGAAGCCAAGTTTTTCCGGTTTCTGAAGCTCGTGGGGGTCGGTTTCAAAGCGAGGTCAGAGAGCCAAGGCCGTGAGCTGTTCCTGAAACTGGGGTACAGTCACGAGGTGCAGTTtaccacgccgcccgccgtccgTGTCTTCTGCTTCAAACCCAACGTAATCTGTTGCACCGGCATTGACAAGGACAGGGTGCACCAGTTCGCTGGTGCGGTCCGGAACTGCAAGCCCCCAGAGGTGTACAAGGGGAAGGGCATACTCTACCTCGATGAGGTCATCAAGCTGAAGCCCGGGAAGAAGCAAAAGAAGTGA